The Deltaproteobacteria bacterium DNA window GCATAGTAGGCCGCTGTGGCCATGGCAGCAGCCCCGATGCCGACACCGATCCGCGATTCATTCATCATCTGAAACATATACCGGAGGCCGTTATGAGGCTCTCCCACCAGATAGCCCCGGCAGTCATCTTTGTCTCCGATGCTGAGCTGTGCAATGGGGCATCCCCGGTAACCCAGTTTATGAAAAATTCCCGAGGTGATGACATCATTGGAGACCAGATCCCCTGTTTCGGTAATCCGCTTTTTCGGCACCGCAAATAAGGAGATGCCCTTGACCCCGGCAGGCGCCCCCTTGATTTTGGCAAGCATCAGGTGCACCACATTTTCGACCCCGTCGTGATCTCCTCCCGAGATGAAAATTTTCTGCCCCCGGATCCTGAAATATCCCTCCTCGGTGGGTTCAGCTGTTGTGACAATATCGGCAAGAGAACTGCCCGCCTCCGGTTCTGTCAGGGCCATGGTCCCCTGCCATCGGCCGCTTCGCATGTTGGGAACAAAGACGTCGTACAACGCCTTGTTTCCAAAATTTTCAATGAGCCGCGCGGCCCCATCGGAGAGTCCGGGATAGACGGCCGCCGAGTAATTGGCCGAGCAGAAGATAAAATGGCAAGTGTCCGCCATGATCTGGGGAAGCTGCTGTCCGTCCAGCTCTTCGGGAACCGTCATGGCGATCCATCCCCCTTGGCCGAATGTTCTCATCACCTCTCTCACCGATGGGTGGACCTTTACCACTTCACCCACCAGTTCCGGAGGGTTTCGGTCCATTTCCTGGAAATGGGGCCACAGGAGTCCTTGAGCCAATTCCCAGGCAGCCTGAAGCACCATGTCCAGCATCTTTTGATCGTATTCTTCGTAGTACCCATACCGGGTCAGCGAGGCCGCATCGAATACCTCGTACAGGAGAAATTTCAGGTTCCTCATGCTCATGAACTTCTCAGCCAAAATACCCCCTCCTCTCATGTGAGCCTATTTTTTTTGCCATTATTAAATTGTTTTCCGGCCATGCAAAGTTAATTGACAAGGCACTCAATGGGGATTCCGCCATCAGGTGACCCTCAGGTTTAGGGCGGAATGGTCCATGATTCGGCCTTGCGCGTAAGATGGATCAATCTACAGCGATTAGCAACAAGATGCCAAATAAAAAAATCGAAACGTGCGGGTATTTCTCATGCAAATACGGTTTTTACCCCATTGTCCCTGGATTGAGAAATGAACATAGTATCTCTGAAACTCACAGGAAATACAGCTCTCACAATAGATGGTTGGCAGAGGAACAGTTCAAATCTTTGCTGAAGGACACCGGTGATATCTTTGTCTTGTGGGTCCCGCTCTCCCACTGGGCAAGAAGACCAGCGTCCCCTGCGCTGGTGGGGGGAGTGTGGTGTAACCGTGAGGCCACCTGAGAGCTTTGCCTGCGTCGCTCTTCTCGGCACTCCTTCAAAAACCCTGAACCTTGTCGTTTTCCTCCAACGATAAGGTCCAGGGTTTTCTTTTTTGCCGACAAGGATGTATTGACCGATATGGACTCCGATCTGTCGCCTAAAAAAAGGACCTAGCCGAGATCGGCTAAGCCCTTAATTTTCTGGCGCGCCTGGGAGGATTCGGACCCCCGATTTGCGGATTGGAACTCG harbors:
- a CDS encoding acyl-CoA dehydrogenase, whose amino-acid sequence is MAEKFMSMRNLKFLLYEVFDAASLTRYGYYEEYDQKMLDMVLQAAWELAQGLLWPHFQEMDRNPPELVGEVVKVHPSVREVMRTFGQGGWIAMTVPEELDGQQLPQIMADTCHFIFCSANYSAAVYPGLSDGAARLIENFGNKALYDVFVPNMRSGRWQGTMALTEPEAGSSLADIVTTAEPTEEGYFRIRGQKIFISGGDHDGVENVVHLMLAKIKGAPAGVKGISLFAVPKKRITETGDLVSNDVITSGIFHKLGYRGCPIAQLSIGDKDDCRGYLVGEPHNGLRYMFQMMNESRIGVGIGAAAMATAAYYASLEYARIRKQGRMITEKDPSLPPVPIIEHADVKRMLLFQRAVVEGSLSLLLQCSKYVDLKRVGSDEEAEKYSLLLDLLTPVAKSYPSEVGILSISQGLQCLGGSGYCDDYPLEQYYRDARIHPIHEGTTGIQGLDLLGRKVMMRGGKAFGLFGEEVRKTISQAIGEEPLRPHADALEQALILLEEVTKHLKNVAAKGGPALFLADATLYLKLFGIVAIAWQWLKQGVILVKGLDGAALEKEKNFYQGKLYALRFFFAYELPKMGGLAERLMNGDGLTVEMQEAFFKD